In Pseudomonas grandcourensis, the DNA window CGATGGCGCTCAAGAGTTCGCTGGAGCAGTTGTCCGGCGTGCGTACCGTCAAGGTCAATTTCGCCGAGAAAATGGCCATCGTCACCTAAGCCCACAAAAAAGCCGATCCTGACGCGTTGACCCAGGCGACGACGAAAGCGGGTTATCCCTCCACCGTGCACAAGTGAGGCAAGCATGAGCGCCGTCATCCTCCAATCCGTGTTGACCTGCCCGCATTGCGGTTTCGCCAAGCAGGAAGCCATGCCCACCGATGCCTGTCAGTTTTTCTACGAATGTGGCAGTTGCAAAACCCTGCTACGCCCGAACCCCGGTGACTGCTGTGTGTTCTGTTCGTTCGGCACGGTGAAGTGCCCGCCGATTCAGGAGCAGCGCGGATGCTGCGGTGCGGGCTTGATCTGAGTTTATCCGGTTTGTCAGACGCCCCTGACGCGCCTCAAACCGTGGTTATGGGAGGTCATTGTCATGTGGAATCACTCTCTGGTGCTCGTGGTGATCTACCTGACTATCACCCTCTGCATCGGCTGGCTGTATACCATTGTGCGGCTGTATTGGCTTTGATCCGATTGGTCAGTCCGCATTGGGTACCGTTTTCGGCAGGTAGCTTTGTCCCGATCACAGTCGTTGGGGAATGGCTGCAATGGGTCGCACGCCCCCCTTCGCGACATACCGGACGGGTGATTCAGAGTGCAGGGCGGTTCAATTCAACCCGCTCTGATGTTGCCCGGCGAATTGTCTGTGGAACCAGTCCGAGAGCATGGCCTTCTCGGAGTAGAGCCTGTCACTTCTGTTGGCACGCCCCGGACGCTGGAGGTAGAGCTGATCCATGACCCTGGCGTCGGCCTGGCTCACGATCTGGCCGTTTTGTTTGAGCACGTAATGTAGATCGATGCTCGGCCAGGTGATGTCGCGCATGAAGCGCACCTCGTAGGCATCAGGCCTCCAGGGTTCATAGCGACCGGCCAGGTCGATGTTGCGTATTTCGATTTGCAGCTGCTGGCCGGGTGGCAGGTACCGCTCGCCAAGCTTCTGGATGTAGCTGCGCAGCTCTTTCATGACATAAGGATCGGCACCACGTTCATAGCCCGGACTATCAAGGCTGGCATCGCTGAATTTTTCGGGGTCCTTGAAGACGACTTCGACCGAAGTCGCTGCGGTGGCAAGCGGCACCATAAACAGCGCCAGCAGTGCGATCGAGGTGTAAACGGTAATTGAGCGCATGGCTCACCTCCAGGTGCAGCGCTTTTCAATGCAAGCTTAGTTTACACCTGAGGTGATCCACCCTGCCCCGGTCGCTTTAATGCCCGCGAATGTAGTGTTCCAGCTGCCGGATCAACTCGGTCTGCTCGACGATGGCCTCCTTGACCAGATCACCAATCGACAACAGACCAATCAGTTGGTCGCCCTCCACCACCGGTAGATGGCGCAGATGACTGTCGGTCATGACCGCCATGCAACGCTCGATGCTCTGCTGACTGTCTGCTGTCACGACGGGTGCGCTCATGATGGCCCGCACCGGCGTGCCGACCGAAGAGCGTCCCTGTAGAACGACCTTGCGCGCATAGTCGCGTTCGCTAATAACGCCGACCACCTGCCCCTCCTCCATGACAGGCAGGGCACCGACATTTTTCTCGGCCATTATCCTCAACGCTTCAAGCACCGTCTGGTCTGGCGCGATGCTATGCACCCGCCGGTTCTGCTCGGCCTTGAGTTTCAGCAGTTGTGCGGCTGTTTTCATACGAGCCTCCGATAGTGTTTGTCATTGATCATCGACTCCGCCGGAGCCTGGCATGAAGCATTAATTGAGTAAGCGTTCAGCCCCCGGCGAAACCCAATGTGGTCAGGCCACCGCGACCTCCACCCGGCCTGCGTTCAGGCGCACCGGCCAGACCCGCAGGCGCTGCTGCGGATACTCCAGGCAACTGCCGTCCTCAAGGCGGAAGTGCTGTTTGTAGAGGGGCGAGGCAATCACCAGATCGCCCTTGATACTGCCGATCAGCCCGCGACCGATGACATTCGCCCCGGATTGCGGGTCATGGTTATCGATGGCATAGAGGGTCTTGCCTTCGGCATCCGGCAGGTAGAACAGCGCCACCTGTGCACCGTCGAGCCAGGCGACGACGCCGGAGTTACTCACCAGATCCTCCTGGCTGCACACCGCTTGCCAGGCATCGGGATTGACCAGGGAGGAACTGGAACAGGCGCGCTGGGTATCGGACTGGCTCATCAGGCAATCTCCTCGATGACAGGGATAAGGTGGAGTTCAGAGGCCATGATCGGCCGGCGCTGACCGCGTTCCTGGACAAAATGGATGTCCGGGTCCGGGCGCTGATCGTTGACGAAGGTGCGGAAGCGCTTGAGTTTTTCCGGGTCCTTCAGGGCGTTGGCCCATTCGCATTCGTAGCGGTTGACCACCAATTGCATCTGCGATTCGAGCTCAAGGCCAAGCCCCAGGCTGTCGTTGATGACCACATCCTTGAGGTAATCCAGGCCACCCTCCAGGCTCTCGCGCCAGACCGAGGTGCGCTGCAACTTGTCGGCGGTGCGGATGTAGAACATCAGGAAGCGGTCGATGTAGCGGATCAGGGTCGCGTCATCGAGGTCGGTGGCGAACAACTCGGCGTGGCGCGGGCGCATGCCGCCGTTACCGCACACATAGAGGTTCCAGCCTTTCTCGGTGGCGATCACGCCGACGTCCTTGCTCTGCGCCTCGGCGCACTCACGGGTGCAACCGGAGACCGCGAACTTGAGCTTGTGCGGCGAGCGCAGCCCCTTGTAGCGATCCTCGAGGGTCAGGGCCATTTGCACGCTGTCCTGCACGCCATAACGGCACCAGGTGCTGCCGACACAGGACTTCACCGTCCGGGTCGATTTGCCGTAGGCGTGCCCGGTTTCAAAACCCGCTGCAATCAGCTCGGCCCAGATGTCCGGCAACTGATGCAACTGAGCGCCGAACAAGTCGATGCGCTGCCCGCCGGTGATTTTGCTGTAGAGGTCGTATTTCTTCGCCACCACGCCAATCGCGATCAGCTTGTCCGCCGTGATCTCCCCCCCGGCGATGCGCGGCACCACCGAATAGGTGCCGTTTTTCTGCATGTTGGCCATGAA includes these proteins:
- a CDS encoding heavy metal-associated domain-containing protein, which gives rise to MAQAPAETVRLDGRNMTCPVCPMALKSSLEQLSGVRTVKVNFAEKMAIVT
- a CDS encoding GDCCVxC domain-containing (seleno)protein; protein product: MSAVILQSVLTCPHCGFAKQEAMPTDACQFFYECGSCKTLLRPNPGDCCVFCSFGTVKCPPIQEQRGCCGAGLI
- a CDS encoding DUF3016 domain-containing protein, yielding MRSITVYTSIALLALFMVPLATAATSVEVVFKDPEKFSDASLDSPGYERGADPYVMKELRSYIQKLGERYLPPGQQLQIEIRNIDLAGRYEPWRPDAYEVRFMRDITWPSIDLHYVLKQNGQIVSQADARVMDQLYLQRPGRANRSDRLYSEKAMLSDWFHRQFAGQHQSGLN
- a CDS encoding CBS domain-containing protein; amino-acid sequence: MKTAAQLLKLKAEQNRRVHSIAPDQTVLEALRIMAEKNVGALPVMEEGQVVGVISERDYARKVVLQGRSSVGTPVRAIMSAPVVTADSQQSIERCMAVMTDSHLRHLPVVEGDQLIGLLSIGDLVKEAIVEQTELIRQLEHYIRGH
- the nirD gene encoding nitrite reductase small subunit NirD, translating into MSQSDTQRACSSSSLVNPDAWQAVCSQEDLVSNSGVVAWLDGAQVALFYLPDAEGKTLYAIDNHDPQSGANVIGRGLIGSIKGDLVIASPLYKQHFRLEDGSCLEYPQQRLRVWPVRLNAGRVEVAVA